The Desertifilum tharense IPPAS B-1220 DNA window TCTAGTAAGGTTTCTGCAAGGTGAGAGCCAATAAAACCACCAACGCCCGTCACAATATTAACAGTCATAAATTTCCCATCTCATCTCAATAAACTTGAATTTCTGCGATCCATCCCTCGCTCAATCGTCCCGTTTGCGGCTTATCTTGTCCGCTTGGTCAGGCGATTGACCCATTTTTGCCATAAATTGGGTTCGGGGGGTTTGGCTTCGTTTAAATAGCGGTAATGCTCCCATAGCGACCAATAGGGACTTCCCGGTCGAATGGCAATTCCTGCCCAATGGAGATATTTTAAAGGCTTTTCTTGGTCATATAATATCCAATTGCGATCGCGAAAATGCTTCGACCCGGCCCAACTTCCCGGCGAACCTTCTGGGGTTTTCACCAGGTTGCAGCGTTGGGGGATTTGCTTCAGGATAAGATAATTCAGAATGGGCTGATCGGTAACGCCAGAGGAGAAATCAAAATATTCTCGATGCTGCGCGCATTCTTGCAACAATTCCACCATCCGCGCTTGGGTTATCGCTGATTTTTTGGAACCCCAAAAGCCGCTATTAAAGACATCCCCTAGTTGTTCTTCGGTAAAAATACCCCGTTCGCGAATATCTGGCGCAAACACATTTTTTAACCCTTCGCTGCGGTGGTGATAGTCGCAACAGATGAAGCCGCAGTCGTCTAAGTAGTTTAGGGAATTTGCGACATCTTCAAAAACGATGATATCGGTATCGATGTAGAGAAACTCATCCAACGGTCCAAACCAGGCGACGAGTTTTCGCATTTTGTTGGGAAGCGCTAAGAAGTCGCGGTCAAAAATCGTGCCAATTTTTTCGGTAAACTGGTTGAGAAAGGCTAAATCGGGATAAATCTTTACCCCATGAGATTG harbors:
- a CDS encoding Npun_R2821/Npun_R2822 family protein, which codes for MSRGVYIVANDKVCENAIALLNSIRLHNAEIPVYLIPFNDDYQKVATQLQQSHGVKIYPDLAFLNQFTEKIGTIFDRDFLALPNKMRKLVAWFGPLDEFLYIDTDIIVFEDVANSLNYLDDCGFICCDYHHRSEGLKNVFAPDIRERGIFTEEQLGDVFNSGFWGSKKSAITQARMVELLQECAQHREYFDFSSGVTDQPILNYLILKQIPQRCNLVKTPEGSPGSWAGSKHFRDRNWILYDQEKPLKYLHWAGIAIRPGSPYWSLWEHYRYLNEAKPPEPNLWQKWVNRLTKRTR